The following DNA comes from Croceicoccus sp. YJ47.
TCCATCGCATGTTGACCGCGATGCTCTTCGACGCGGCGGAGCCGGAGGAGCGATACAGGGTTCTGCAAAGGTTCTATACTTTGGATGAAGGTTTGATAGAGCGGTTCTATGCCGGTCGGGGCACGGGGCGCGATGCCCTGCGCATTCTTTCGGGAAAACCGCCCGTGCCGGTCCGACGCGCCATCGCCACGCTTTCGGGCATGCGCGGCCCCGCCCCCCTTTCGCTGCCCACGGAGACCATGCGATGAACACCACCACCACAGCGGACGGCGATACGCCCATGCGCCGCGCGGCGGTGATCGGCGCAGGGTTCGGCGGGCTCGCGCTCGCCATCCGGCTGCAATCGGCGGGGATCGCGACCACGGTGATCGAGGCCCGGGACAAGCCGGGCGGCCGGGCCTATCACTGGGAACGCGACGGTTTTACCTTCGATGCCGGGCCGACGGTCATCACCGATCCCGATTGCCTGGCCGAATTGTGGCGCCTGTCCGATCACGACATGGCCGACGATATCGAATTGCAGGAAGTGCAGCCGTTCTACCGCCTCCATTGGGAGGATGGCACCACCTTCGATTACACCAACGACATCCCGAAACTCGCCGCCGAGATTTCCAAGCTCAACCCCGCCGACCTCGCCGGATACGAGGAATTCCTCCAATATTCGGCCGCGGTTTACGAGGAAGGCTATGTGAAGCTCGGCCACGTCCCCTTCCTCAGCTTTGCCAGCATGATGAAGGCCGCGCCCGCCATGATCAAGAATCAGGCCTGGCGCTCGGTCTATTCCATGGTGTCGAAATACATCAAGAACGAGAAACTGCGCGAGGCGCTCTCGTTCCACACGCTGCTCGTCGGCGGCAATCCGATGAGCACGAGCGCGATCTACGCTCTCATCCACAAGCTGGAGAAGGACGGCGGCGTGTGGTGGGCCAAGGGCGGGACCAACCGGCTGATCGCCGCGATGGTGCGCCATTTCGAGCGGATCGGCGGCACGGTCCGGATCGGCGATGCGGTCGCATCCATCGACACGGTCGGCAACCGCGCCACCGGCGTCACGACGAAGAGCGGCTGGCACGAGAATTTCGACGCGGTGGCCACCAATGGCGATTTGATGCACAGCTATCGCGACCTTCTGTCCGACAATCGCCGGGGCGCGAAAATGGCGAAGTCGCTGGCGAAGAAGAAATGGTCGCCGAGCCTGTTCGTCGTGCATTTCGGGGTCGAGGGGACATGGCCGGGCATCCCGCATCACATGATCCTGTTCGGCCCGCGCTACGAAGGCTTGCTCGACGATATCTACAAGCATGGCGTGTTGCCGCGCGATTTTTCGATCTATCTTCACCACCCCAGCGTCACCGACCCGTCGATGGCGCCCGAAGGGATGAGCACGTTTTACGCGCTCGTGCCCGTGGCGCATCTGGGGCAATTGCCGGTGGACTGGGTCGCGGTCGGCAAGGAGCTGGAAAAGCGCGTGCTGGACGAGGTGGGCCGCCGGCTCATCCCCGACATCCATTCGCGCATCGTGACGAAGTTCCATTATACCCCGACCGATTTTTCCAACGACCTGTCCGCCCATCTGGGCAGTGCGTTCAGCCTGCAGCCGATCCTCACGCAGAGTGCGTTTTTCCGCGCGCACAACCGCGACGATGAAATCGGCAATCTCTATATCGTGGGTGCGGGCACGCATCCGGGTGCCGGCATTCCGGGCGTCGTCGGCAGCGCCAAGGCGACGGCGCGGCTGATGCTGTCGGATCTCGCGCGGGGCTGAACCGGGATGGCGGGGGACGCATGGTTACGATAGCGGCGCGATCCGAGCTTGTCGCGCATGCCGCGGATACGATCGCGCGCGGCTCGAAAAGCTTTGCGGTGGCCAGCCGCCTGTTCGGGCGGCGGGAGCGGGAGCGCGTTTGGCTGCTCTATGCCTGGTGCCGGGCGTGCGACGATCTCGCCGATGCGCAGGACATGGGCGGCGCGCTCGGCGATCAGAGTAATCCGCACGAACGGCTCGCCACCATACGGCAGCGCACCGCATTGGCGTTGCAGGGGGTTGCGACCGGCGATGCGAGTTTCGACGGCTTCGGCGTGGTGGCGCGCGAATGCGGGATCACCGCGGCCGATGCCGATGACGTGATCGCGGGGTTCGCTCTCGACAGCGAGGACTGGCGCCCCCGGACCGAGGCCGACATGATGCAATATTGCTATCACGTCGCGGGCGCGGTGGGGGTGATGATGGCGCTGGTCATGGGGGTGCCGCGTTCGGACGAGGATACGCTCGACCGCGCATGCGACCTCGGCCTCGCGTTTCAGCTCGCCAATATCGTCCGTGATCTGTGGGAGGATGACGCGGCGGGGCGGTGCTATCTCCCCATCGAATGGCTGGTGGAGGCGGATATTCCGCCGGGACAGCATATGAAGCCGCATTACCGCGCCGCTCTCGTCGATCTGGTCGCGCATGCCTGCGCCATCGGGCGCTGTCACGAGGCGTCGGCAAGGGTCGGCGCCGGGCGGTTGCCGTTCCGGGCACGCTGGGCGATCCTGTCGGCGACGGGGATTTACGGCGACATCGCGCGCATGGTGGAAAGCGCCGGACCGAACGCATGGAACGCGCGGGTTCATACAGGCGCACTGAGCAAGGCGGGCTGGGTCGCAAGATCGGTCGTCGCGGCCATGCGGCCCCCGCCGCGCGATTGCGGCGAGACGGCGCGCGGCCGGCTGTGGACGCGGCGGCAACTGGCGGAAAGGGCGCGAAGATGATGGGAAACCGGCGCCAGTCGCGCTATGCGAAACGCAAGCCCGACATCGCGTTCTGGCCCGAAAAGCGGCGCCCGAATTACGGGGCGTGGATGGTGGTCGCGGCCTCTGCGATCCTGATCGTGCTCGGGCTATGGCTGCGGTTCGATCCCGGCCTGTTTTCGCCCGCCCGGCCCGAACAGGTCGCGTCGCCTGCGCCCGGCCCGGCCGACGATCTGCGCCAGCAATTTGTGATGTGCGACGGCCCGGCGCGCACCAATTGCGTGGTCGATGGCGATACGTTCTGGATGGATGGGGACAAGATCCGGATCGCCGACATCAACACACCGGAAACCAGCACGCCCGAATGCGACGCGGAGCTGGCCCTCGGCGAGCAGGCGACGCTGCGCTTGCAGGAATTGCTCAACGCCGGTCCGTTCAGCCTCGCCCGGATCGACCGCGATACCGACATGTACGGGCGCAAGCTGCGCATCGTGGAACGCGGCGGGACATCGCTCGGCATCATCCTGGTGCGCGAAGGGCTGGCGGAGGAGTGGCAGGGGCACCGTTCGGGCTGGTGCTGAACGCCTGTTCTGAACCCTTGCGTAGCGCGACGTTAAGCGGGCGTTCGCTTTCGCCTGTTAATTTAATGCGTGAAAAGCACGGAACGCTTTTCGTCGCTGGCGTTGATAATGGCATGAGCGTATCTGTCCAACTGCACGAGATCACCGGCGCGAACGACGCCGAGGAAGCATTCATCCGCGAATCGGTCCGGCTCCTGCGCGAAGCGGTGTCGATGCCCGGCTTCGGCGCCAGCGTCCGAAAGGCCGATTACGGCGACACGCAGTGGAAGGGCGCGCATGGCTCCGTCCGCCGCCTCACCGGCGAGGAAATCTGGCAACGCGTGCAGATCGGGCAGGAAGCCGGGGTGACCGGCGACCACACGCTCAACCTGTCCATCGCGGTCGAGGATCTGCCCGGCCCGGACAGCGACCGTGACGGCCCGCCCGTCATCGGCGCGACCGAGCTTGGCACGCTTCCCATCCGCACCGCGCGCTGGTTCCTGTCGCAATGCATGATCGCCGGGGACCATGTGAACATGGCCGCGCATCTGATGCATCAATGGATGCACGTGTCGGGCTTCGTCCATGGCGCGGACGGGCACGACAGCCGGGACGCCCCCGCCATTCTGGGCCGGTTGGTCCGCCGTGCGCTGGAATGGAATTACGGCGACAGGATCGATGCGGAAATCACCGCCATGCTGATCGGCGGGCACACCGGCTGTTCATGCAAATTGCCAGCCGAGAGAACGCAGACTGCCATCGCCTGATCGGGCGCGGCCTTTCGGCATGGGCCTGCGCGCGATTGACGGGTTTCGCGCGCTGCGCCGTTTCATTCTGGCGTGACGCCGCCTATGTTGGGGCGAATGTCCGCCCCCCTTCCCCCTGATACCACGGGCCTCGCCGATGCTCTGGCCCTGCCCGCCCTGCATGCGAGCCATTCGGGGTGCTGGCTCGCCTCTCGCGACGGCGAGGTGCGCGGTCTTTCGCGGGGTGAGGCGATCATGGCGGCGGCGGAGACTCCGCTGCTGATGCTGAATGCGCCGCTGGTGGCGAGCCGGCTCGGCTATCCCGAATTATCGGGGCTGGATCTGCTCGAACTGTTCGCCTTCGTTCATCCGGCCCGCTTCATGGTGCCGACGCCGCGCGGGCTGGCCGAAGGTCTGGGCCTCGCCATTCCGCAGGACGAGGCGGAGGTGCCGCATCTGCTTGCCCGGGCGGCGGCTGTGCTGTTCGCGCAGGTGGAGGCGGAGGACTGGATCGAGCGGCCCGGCGCGTGGAGCACGCTGCAATCGCTGTCCCGCCTGCGCTGGCCCTGGGCGAGCCTTCTGGCCCCGCATGTCCGCCGGCCCGAACGCGCCGAGCCCTGGCTTTTTGCAAAGCTGCCCGAATGGGAGGAGCGCCCGCCGCGCCCGCAACCAGCGCATGTCGCCATTGCGGAGGATGAGGTGACCGCACGGCTCGACCAGCTCACCGGCGAAGGGTCCGAACGCCGCGAGGGGCAGCGCGAATATGCCCGTGCGGCTGCGCGCATTTTCGCGCCCCGGCCCGAAGTCGGCCAGCCGAACATGCTGCTCGCGCAGGCCGGGACGGGGGTGGGCAAGACGCTGGGCTATCTCGCGCCCGCCTCGCTCTGGTCGCAGGCGGCGGGCGGCACGGTGTGGGTGAGCACCTATACGAAGGCTCTCCAGCGTCAGCTTCGCCGGGAAAGCCGCCGTGCATGGCCCGATGTCGATGCGGGCGAGGCACGCGAAACCCCCGCCGTCGTCGTGCGCAAGGGGCGGGAGAACTATCTGTGCCTGCTCAATCTGGAGGATGCCCTGCAAGGCGGCTTCGCAGGGCGCCCCGGCATTTTCGCACAGCTCGTCGCGCGCTGGGCCGCGTTCAGCGAGGACGGCGACATGGTGGGCGGTGACCTGCCCGGATGGCTGCCGACCTTGTTCCGGCGGCGCGGCATGGCGGCCCTGACCGACCGGCGCGGCGAATGCGTCTATGCCGGGTGTCCGCATTATCGCAAATGCTTCATCGAACGTGCCGCCCGTCAATCCGCCCACGCCGATCTCGTCATCGCCAATCATGCCCTTGTCATGGTCCACGCCGCGCGCGGGTCGGGCAATGGCGACGAACGCGAGGGGCAGCAGCGCCCCGCCCGCATCGTGTTCGACGAAGGGCATCATCTCTTCGATGCGGCCGATTCCACCTTTGCCGCCGCCCTTTCGGGAAGCGAGGCGATCGAGATGCGCCGCTGGGTCATCGGGCCCGAGGGCAAGTCGAAAGGCCGCCGCCGGGGCCTTGCCGCGCGCCTTTCCGACGTCGCGAGCTATGACGAAGCGGGCGATGCGGCGATTGGCAAGGCGCGCGAGGCGGCCGACCTGCTGCCCGCGGATGGCTGGCTTTCGCGCATTGCGGAGGGCGAACCGTGGGGCCCGATCGAACGTCTGCTCGCTGCGGTGCGTACGCTGACCTTCGCCCGCGATGCGAGCGCGCAGGACGCAGGCTATGGCATAGAGACCGAAGTGACCGATCTCGACGCTGCGTTCATCGGCGCGGCGAGCGACGCGAAGGATGCGCTGGCCCGCCTGCGGCAACCGTTGATGGCGCTGTCCGCCCGGCTGGAGGCGATCCTTGCCGATCCGCCCGACTGGCTCGATGCGCAGGGGCGGCAGCGTGTCGACGGGGCGCGCCATTCGCTGCGGTGGCGGATCGACACGCTGACCGCGTGGGAGGCGATGTGCGCGCGCATGGGCGGGCCGGTGGATGCGGATTTCGTCGACTGGTTCGCCGTGGAACGCGCCGAGGCGCGCGAATTCGACATCGCAATACACCGCCGCTGGCTCGATCCGATGCGGCCCTTTGCCCGTACCGTGCTGGAACCCGCGCATGGCGTGATGCAGACCAGCGCCACGCTATGCGACCGGCAGGAGGACGGACCCGACTGGGCGCGCGCGCTCGAACGCTCTGGCGCGGTGCAGCTCGGCGTGGCGGCGGCGCTGACCGAGGCGGCGAGCCCCTTCGATTATGCCAAGCAGGCGCAGGTGATCATCGTGACCGATGTGAAGAAGGGCGATATTGCCGGGCTTGCCGCCGCCTATGGCCGCTTGATCGAACACTCGCGCGGCGGCGTGCTCGGCCTGTTCACCGCGATCCGCCGGTTGCGCGCAGTGCATGCCCGCATCGCCGATCGACTGGCGCGGGGCGGGCTGCCGCTCTTTGCGCAACATATCGACCCGATCGACACCGGAACGCTGGTCGATATTTTCCGCGACGATCCCAAGGCCAGCCTGCTGGGCACCGATGCCCTGCGTGACGGGGTGGACGTGCCGGGCGAATCGCTGCGGCTGGTGGTGATGGAGCAGGTTCCCTGGCCCAAGCCGTCGATCCTGCACCGCGCGCGCCGCGCCGCCCATATGGTGCCTGGCGCGAAGAGCGAGGAGAAAGGCGGCAAGCAGGCCTATGACGATGCGATCGTGCGCGGGCGGTTGGCGCAGGCATTCGGGCGGCTTATCCGCAGCCGTGCCGATTCGGGGGCGTTCGTCGTGTTGTCGCCGGCTTTCCCGTCGCGCCTGCTGTCTGCCTTTCCCGAAGGCACGCCGGTTTCGCGGGTCACTCTGGACGAAGCATTAAAAATGTTAGACAGCCGTGTTTCGGACAGGGACATTTCCGGTCACGATCCGGGTGTAGAGGAAGAAGCGGTTTGAAGATCATCGGGCTGTTGCGGCACGCCAAATCCGAAGACCACCAGCCGAGCGGTCGGGATTTCGATCGCGGGCTCAATGCAAAGGGCCGCCGGGCCGCAACCGTGATGGGGGCGCATATCGGCGCGCGGGCCCCAGCCTTCGACCGGATCCTCGCCTCACCGGCGCAGCGTGTGCGTGAAACGCTCGATCTCGCGCTCGATGCGATGGGGCGACGCGCACCGGTCGACCGGGCGGAGGATCGCCGCCTCTATCTCGCCACCTCCGAAGTGATCGCGGAGGTCGCCGCCGAAATGGGCGGGTCGTGCGATTCGCTGCTGATCGTTTCGCATAATCCGGGGCTGGAGGATTTCGTGCTCGACCACGTTCCCGACGACGCCGGCAATGCCATGCGCGATACGGTCGCTGTGAAATATCCCACGGGGGCGTTCGCCGTTCTGGAGTTCGACATCGACGATTGGGCCGACCTGCCCGATGCGAAGGGGCGGATTGTCGCGCTGACGCGGCCCCGCGATCTCGACCCTGCGCTCGGCCCCGATCTAAACTGACATGTCGGCGGGCTTGGTCTCGTCCTTGATCTGAGACAGCGTTTCGCGAATCGCGCGCAGACGCATCAACATTTCCTCGTCGCTCATCATGCCCGGACGCTCTCCGCGTGGCGGTGCAGGACGCGCCGCGGCTGCGGTCGTCGCGGCCGGTTCCGGCTCGGCCAGCGCCTTTGCCGCGCCGCGAATCGTGTAGCCTTCGTGGTTGAGCAGGCGATCGATCCTCTGCACAATCGCGACGTCCTCGGGCCGGTAATAGCGCCGGTTCCCGCTGCGCTTGATCGGCGCGAGGGCGGAAAACTGCGTCTCCCAATAGCGCAGGACATGCGGTTTTATCGAAAGCGCGGACGCCACCTCCCCGATCGTGCGGAAAGCCTGCGGATCCTTTCCATCGTCAAACAGATCGTCGCTGTTTTTCATCGTGCGCTTATACGTTCCTTGAGAAGCTGGCTGGCACGGAAGGTCATGACCCGGCGCGGGGTGATGGGAACCTCCACCCCGGTCTTCGGATTGCGGCCGATCCGTTCGCTCTTGTCGCGAAGAAGGAATGTCCCGAACCCGGAAATTTTGACGTTTTCCCCCGAATGCAGCGCATCGCACATCAAGCGCAGGATCGCCTCAACCATGTTGAGAGATTCCGCACGGCTAAGCCCCTGCTTGCGGTGGATAATATCAGCAAGATCGGCGCGGGTCAGAGTTCCGGCTGATCGCATCGGCATTTCCTTTGTATAGAAGCGACCCTGGAAGAACCCTTACATTATCATAGGTTATGAATTTGACGTCAAGCGATGTAGGGAATTTACACCCGAAGCAGGCTCGCCCCCCAAGTGAAGCCACCTCCCATCGCCTCCAGCATGACCAGATCGCCCGATTTAATTCGCCCGTCCCGCACCGCCACATCATAGGCCAGCGGTACGCTCGCCGCCGACGTGTTCGCGTGGATGTCGACCGTCTTGATCACCTTTTCGGGCGGAAGCGAAAGCTTCTTGGCCGTGGCGTCGAGGATCCGGGCATTGGCCTGATGCGGCACGACCCAGTCCACCTCGGCGCCCGTCATACCCGCCTCGTCCAGCACTTCGCGCAGGACCTGGGCCAGGTTGACGACCGCGTGACGAAACACCTCGCGTCCCTTCATCCGCAGCTTGCCGACGGTCCCCGTCGTCGACGGACCGCCATCGACATAGAGGAGCGAACCGTGCTCCCCATCGGTATGCAGCCGCGTCGCGATCACGCCCGGCGCGGAGGCGGCATCCGCCGCAGCGACGTCGCGCGCTTCGAGCACAAAGGCTCCCGCGCCATCGCCGAAGAGCACGCATGTCCCCCGGTCGTCCCAATCGAGGATGCGCGAAAACGTCTCTGCGCCAATTACCAGCGCGCGTTTCGCCATCCCGGTTTTCAGCATCGATCTGGCTCGTGCCGAGCGCATAGAGAAAACCCGAACACACCGCCGCCACGTCGAAGGCAAAGGCATTCTTCGCGCCGATTTCATGCTGCACCCAGCTCGCGGTGGAGGGAAACGTCTGATCCGGCGTGGCGGTGGCCAGCACGATCAGGCCGATGTCATCCGGCTCCACCCCGGCGGCGGCCATGGCCTTCCGCGCGGCGTCTGCGGCGAGCGTGCCCGTCGTTTCGCCATCGCCGGCGATATGCCGCTGCCGGATGCCGGTGC
Coding sequences within:
- a CDS encoding MerR family transcriptional regulator, whose amino-acid sequence is MKNSDDLFDDGKDPQAFRTIGEVASALSIKPHVLRYWETQFSALAPIKRSGNRRYYRPEDVAIVQRIDRLLNHEGYTIRGAAKALAEPEPAATTAAAARPAPPRGERPGMMSDEEMLMRLRAIRETLSQIKDETKPADMSV
- a CDS encoding phytoene desaturase: MRRAAVIGAGFGGLALAIRLQSAGIATTVIEARDKPGGRAYHWERDGFTFDAGPTVITDPDCLAELWRLSDHDMADDIELQEVQPFYRLHWEDGTTFDYTNDIPKLAAEISKLNPADLAGYEEFLQYSAAVYEEGYVKLGHVPFLSFASMMKAAPAMIKNQAWRSVYSMVSKYIKNEKLREALSFHTLLVGGNPMSTSAIYALIHKLEKDGGVWWAKGGTNRLIAAMVRHFERIGGTVRIGDAVASIDTVGNRATGVTTKSGWHENFDAVATNGDLMHSYRDLLSDNRRGAKMAKSLAKKKWSPSLFVVHFGVEGTWPGIPHHMILFGPRYEGLLDDIYKHGVLPRDFSIYLHHPSVTDPSMAPEGMSTFYALVPVAHLGQLPVDWVAVGKELEKRVLDEVGRRLIPDIHSRIVTKFHYTPTDFSNDLSAHLGSAFSLQPILTQSAFFRAHNRDDEIGNLYIVGAGTHPGAGIPGVVGSAKATARLMLSDLARG
- a CDS encoding integration host factor subunit alpha, producing the protein MRSAGTLTRADLADIIHRKQGLSRAESLNMVEAILRLMCDALHSGENVKISGFGTFLLRDKSERIGRNPKTGVEVPITPRRVMTFRASQLLKERISAR
- a CDS encoding histidine phosphatase family protein produces the protein MKIIGLLRHAKSEDHQPSGRDFDRGLNAKGRRAATVMGAHIGARAPAFDRILASPAQRVRETLDLALDAMGRRAPVDRAEDRRLYLATSEVIAEVAAEMGGSCDSLLIVSHNPGLEDFVLDHVPDDAGNAMRDTVAVKYPTGAFAVLEFDIDDWADLPDAKGRIVALTRPRDLDPALGPDLN
- a CDS encoding phytoene/squalene synthase family protein gives rise to the protein MVTIAARSELVAHAADTIARGSKSFAVASRLFGRRERERVWLLYAWCRACDDLADAQDMGGALGDQSNPHERLATIRQRTALALQGVATGDASFDGFGVVARECGITAADADDVIAGFALDSEDWRPRTEADMMQYCYHVAGAVGVMMALVMGVPRSDEDTLDRACDLGLAFQLANIVRDLWEDDAAGRCYLPIEWLVEADIPPGQHMKPHYRAALVDLVAHACAIGRCHEASARVGAGRLPFRARWAILSATGIYGDIARMVESAGPNAWNARVHTGALSKAGWVARSVVAAMRPPPRDCGETARGRLWTRRQLAERARR
- a CDS encoding thermonuclease family protein: MMGNRRQSRYAKRKPDIAFWPEKRRPNYGAWMVVAASAILIVLGLWLRFDPGLFSPARPEQVASPAPGPADDLRQQFVMCDGPARTNCVVDGDTFWMDGDKIRIADINTPETSTPECDAELALGEQATLRLQELLNAGPFSLARIDRDTDMYGRKLRIVERGGTSLGIILVREGLAEEWQGHRSGWC
- a CDS encoding ATP-dependent DNA helicase, which codes for MSAPLPPDTTGLADALALPALHASHSGCWLASRDGEVRGLSRGEAIMAAAETPLLMLNAPLVASRLGYPELSGLDLLELFAFVHPARFMVPTPRGLAEGLGLAIPQDEAEVPHLLARAAAVLFAQVEAEDWIERPGAWSTLQSLSRLRWPWASLLAPHVRRPERAEPWLFAKLPEWEERPPRPQPAHVAIAEDEVTARLDQLTGEGSERREGQREYARAAARIFAPRPEVGQPNMLLAQAGTGVGKTLGYLAPASLWSQAAGGTVWVSTYTKALQRQLRRESRRAWPDVDAGEARETPAVVVRKGRENYLCLLNLEDALQGGFAGRPGIFAQLVARWAAFSEDGDMVGGDLPGWLPTLFRRRGMAALTDRRGECVYAGCPHYRKCFIERAARQSAHADLVIANHALVMVHAARGSGNGDEREGQQRPARIVFDEGHHLFDAADSTFAAALSGSEAIEMRRWVIGPEGKSKGRRRGLAARLSDVASYDEAGDAAIGKAREAADLLPADGWLSRIAEGEPWGPIERLLAAVRTLTFARDASAQDAGYGIETEVTDLDAAFIGAASDAKDALARLRQPLMALSARLEAILADPPDWLDAQGRQRVDGARHSLRWRIDTLTAWEAMCARMGGPVDADFVDWFAVERAEAREFDIAIHRRWLDPMRPFARTVLEPAHGVMQTSATLCDRQEDGPDWARALERSGAVQLGVAAALTEAASPFDYAKQAQVIIVTDVKKGDIAGLAAAYGRLIEHSRGGVLGLFTAIRRLRAVHARIADRLARGGLPLFAQHIDPIDTGTLVDIFRDDPKASLLGTDALRDGVDVPGESLRLVVMEQVPWPKPSILHRARRAAHMVPGAKSEEKGGKQAYDDAIVRGRLAQAFGRLIRSRADSGAFVVLSPAFPSRLLSAFPEGTPVSRVTLDEALKMLDSRVSDRDISGHDPGVEEEAV